The Belonocnema kinseyi isolate 2016_QV_RU_SX_M_011 chromosome 2, B_treatae_v1, whole genome shotgun sequence nucleotide sequence CTTAGCTTTGAGGAGCTTTATCGCAATGCATACACAATGGTTCTCCACAAGTATGGGGAGCGTCTTTACACCGGGTTGAAAGAAGTCGTCACACAACATCTGGAGAACAAAGTTCGGGAGGATGTTCTAAATTCGCTTCACAACAATTTCCTGCAGACTTTAAATCAGGCGTGGAACGATCATCAAACTTCGATGGTCATGATTAGGGACATCCTGATGTACATGGACCGAGTTTATGTTCAGCAGAATAACGTTGATAACGTTTACAACTTAGGACTGATCATATTCCGAGATCAAGTAACTAAGCGTTTTGATTTATGGATTTAATTAGAGTTGTAGTTTAAAGATTTTTCCCaatgtttttagtattttttaattgaaatcccTTCAGTGTTTAATGAATATTCGACGATAATAGCTTCATCAAATTTCTtttcgttttcaattaaaaaaacttttacctAGAGTTTCAAAAGCTTTCATGTTTAGAAGCTTCCCAATTGTAAGATATGAAGgtagtataaaaaatttgattatatagaattttaaactttgtcaCTCAAACTTGCTTAAATTCGTAGGTTGTGAGATACGGCTGTGTACGGGACCACCTAAGAGAAACTTTACTGGACATGGTGGCTCGCGAACGAAGAGGCGAAGTCGTTGATCGCATAGCGATTAAAAACGCGTGCCAAATGCTGATGCTACTTGGCATAAACAATCGTCTCGTCTACGAAGAAGACTTTGAGAGGCCCTTTTTGCAACAGAGTATAGACTTTTATAGGGTAAATATTTTCCTATAGTTTTCAGGGTGTCTACCCTATCtggaaaaactggaatttttatatacctggaaaaacatGGAATGTCAgggatttcttttttaaagcccggGAACTTTTCCGAGAGgctgcctaatttttttttaaattgcaatgtaATATTGAATCAATCTTTCTTCATCTGTAAAAGTAGCTTTACATCACTGTAGTTAaccttttttttgtgaattcgttctttttttttaattaagtgtttttaactgaaaatgtaactattctaagtTTTATTGAACATTGATTGTTCTTAGTTCGAAAAtcaagtatctggttgaaaagtcatttttttgctgtttgaaattgaatctttttggaaggaaattaattttctttgttgaatattcatacttttgcttaaaaatgttaacagtttttttgcattgtttttctctcctggctgaaaaatcttttttaatcaaaaattcaactcctcttaaaaaattgcctttttttgttgaattcaactgtttctgattaattttttaaaatatttttcattggaaataccAATTACTACATTTTgcgttaaaaacaaaattttaatgaaaatgtaatatgtacttggttgaaagtttaacttatttgttaaaaatttgggttttgccgttgattcataattttaaataaaaatttatttctttgatcgaaaaatgagctatttggcaaaaattatttttttctttgactggagattaattttgttttaaactgtaaatgtgactgttccagttgaatattccatcggtttgattaaaaattcatctctttcattcaacattttttttctaatgtaacgatttagtttttagttaaacaaatatcttttttcggttaaaaattcgtctttttagtagaaattaatcttcttcgtagaaaatgaatctttttggttaaaaattcaattattccacttaaagattcattatttgatttaagactgcatctttttggtttaaaattgaactatttcagttcaagattcatcattttactcaaaaattcatcactttgttggGAAATGTACACATTGttcttaaattaactttttttattgaaaattattatttttttactaaacatatTACTATTCGATTTGAATAGttcttaattttagttggaaattcatttctctagatgcactttcattttttaaccgataatctaactattcaatttttggtttacaattgatcttttttttagtgtaaattcatgtattttgttgaaaattcatctatttttatgtagaaattaatatttttcgattgaaaattcacctttgtggttgaaaatcaactattcaagttaaatattcatcattgtggttaaaaatgcatgtttttggttgaacataaaactacttgcttgaaagttaaactattttgttaataattcatattttttgtaaaatttttataaaatttaattatttggttgacatttaaactctttttttttttgattagtgaaagtatcattttaattgaaaattcatctctggtttaaaaagaggtattgtgtttaaaattatttttttctgtgactacaatgtatttatttttttaaactgaaaatgtaactattccagttggatatttcatcattttcagctcaaaattcatctcccgttgaatattaatttgttaactatttaattttttgttggaaaattatatatttttaatcgaaaattcgtcATGATTGGCagaaatcttcttggttgaaaattcatctttttggctgaaaattcagtCAATCtcgtcaaagattcatcattttaattaaaaaataatccttttagtttaatatttaattattctatttgcagattcatcactttaactaaaaattcatcattttagttaaaaattttcattactttaattgaatattcatttttttgtataataataaaactacatggatgaatgttaaactctttcgttaaaaatggatcttttttgtttaaaattcatctattccagttgaagatttgttttttgtggaatttatcactttatttgaattttttttagctaaaaatttaaactattcgattttttcttgaagactgatatttttttgttcataattcaactgtttggtgcaatgaaaaattatacctggaaaaaacctggaattgtcaggcaaattttttccaggatttgagtagaaaccttgaatttaattaatctaaaataaatatcttttactCAATTATTTTCCTTTATCTTCTAGATGGAATCGCAAAAGTTCCTAGCTGAAAATAGCGCATCAGTGTACATAAAGAAAGTCGAAGCAAGAATTAGTGAGGAATCCGATAGAGCTAAACACTACCTGGATGAATCAACCGAGCCACGAATAGTTGAAGTTGTAGAAGAGGAACTGATTAAGATTCATATGAAAACGATTGTCGAGGTACTTGAAAGTCCTTCTAGAAGTTGAAATATTgtgttaaacattaaattaatgatctttctaaattaaattcacAGATGGAGAATAGTGGAGTCGTGCACATGCTCCAAAATCAAAAGACGGAAGATCTAAACTGTATGTATAAATTGTTCTCCAGAGTGACAGATGGACTGCGTACAGTCTGCGACTGCGTTTCTCAGTTTCTTCGTGAGAGAGGTCGAACTTTGGTCCAAGAGGATCAGGAATCGACCACAAATGCTGTTTCTTTCGTACAAAACTTGTTGACTCTAAAAGACAGATTCGAGCATTTTCTGCATTATTCTTTTAACAACGATAAACTCTTCAAACACATGATTGCAgcagatttcgaacattttttgaaCCTCAATCCCAAGAGTCCCGAGTATCTTTCGCTCTTCATTGACGATAAACTGAAGAAAGGAGTCAAGGGAGTGAGTACTAATTTATTTGGTAGCAAACCTTGTTATTTCAGAcattcattcattttcaaactgCCTCTCTGATAAGTGATGCTCTTTgccattttttgtatattttgtctttaaatccGGTCTACATTCTTACTctcaaaataaaagtataaacacttttatgattttatgctttttattgatttcagatgACTGAGCAAGAAATCGAAGGCATCCTTGACAAGTCAATGGTCTTGTTCAGATTCCTGCAAGAAAAGGATGTATTTGAGCGATACTATAAGCAACATTTAGCCAAAAGACTTTTGCTGAACAAGTCCGTGTCTGACGACAGCGAAAAGAATATGATATCTAAACTCAAGGTTCGTTTAACTCTAGTTCCTTAAactctattttaattttatttccatgaatttcccCCCGAGTACTGCCAGATGCGATTTGATAAACAACCTAGTTCTGATAGACGCAAGGGGCCTTCAACGTCGAAGTGGACCTTTTCCTCGCCATGAAAAGCCTGCGTGTCGAACCTTTCAATAATTTATTGGGCCCTATCATTTTCCAATGACGAGTCTATCGCTCTGCAAAGTTATCCCAGTCCTCATCCAGTCCTTTCATTCCCGTCAGACTCGATGAAAAGTAAGTGTATGCTCTGTAAACCATGCTGAAAGCGATTTGTctccatttttaaattagtatcgtATGCAAAGAGAAAAGAAATTAAACGACGATGGGCACAAGGTCTGCAAATCCGGGATTTCAAGTAAATCCTTTTTAATTGGAATTGAATGTTGGCAAATAGCATTTTGATAAAGTTCCAGTCATAGAAACTGTTTATATGGAATATCTAGAAATTTAAGGACGTTCTGCTCTtcttaaaaaagtcaatttaatgTGCTTTCCGAAATTTGCTAGAAAGAATGCAAACAGCCATGTGATAGCTGATATTAGTGGCACGGTCATACAGAATTGTCGCGGAACTTGTTCGCATGGTTTAGTGAAGCTTGcactttattttcaaatcaatacGAGTGACTTTGCGACCTAAAATTACAGCTATTGCAGGACTTTGCTAATTATTGACTTGTTTTTTTAGTGTCTCTAATAACTAGAAATTGCTTTTGATTTTTGCAGACTGAATGCGGATGCCAGTTTACGTCGAAATTGGAG carries:
- the LOC117166854 gene encoding cullin-3 isoform X2, with protein sequence MMKSSACTTKKESKMRIRAFPTTMDEKYVENIWALLKNAIQEIQKKNNSGLSFEELYRNAYTMVLHKYGERLYTGLKEVVTQHLENKVREDVLNSLHNNFLQTLNQAWNDHQTSMVMIRDILMYMDRVYVQQNNVDNVYNLGLIIFRDQVVRYGCVRDHLRETLLDMVARERRGEVVDRIAIKNACQMLMLLGINNRLVYEEDFERPFLQQSIDFYRMESQKFLAENSASVYIKKVEARISEESDRAKHYLDESTEPRIVEVVEEELIKIHMKTIVEMENSGVVHMLQNQKTEDLNCMYKLFSRVTDGLRTVCDCVSQFLRERGRTLVQEDQESTTNAVSFVQNLLTLKDRFEHFLHYSFNNDKLFKHMIAADFEHFLNLNPKSPEYLSLFIDDKLKKGVKGMTEQEIEGILDKSMVLFRFLQEKDVFERYYKQHLAKRLLLNKSVSDDSEKNMISKLKTECGCQFTSKLEGMFKDITLSNTIMDEFKEHVNSAGTNLHGVDLSVRVLTTGFWPTQSATPKCSIPQAPRDAFDAFRRFYLNKHSGRQLTLQPQLGSADLNATFYGQRREETSGPSGVDAPISSSSVSTNGNSSSNTSANVLSQTKSSGSAGVRKHIIQVSTYQMCVLMLFNNRERLTYEEIQSETDIPERDLIRALQSLAMGKATQRVLLKNPRTKEIEPTHQFVVNDSFTSKLHRVKIQTVAAKGECEPERKETRNKVDEDRKHEIEAAIVRIMKARKRMAHNILVTEVTQQLRARFLPSPVIIKKRIEGLIEREYLARTQEDRKIYTYVA
- the LOC117166854 gene encoding cullin-3 isoform X1; translated protein: MDCRRYAAQYTGSIVPSSSGVRGEITPTAGLCRFSNANPFMITETLTTMDEKYVENIWALLKNAIQEIQKKNNSGLSFEELYRNAYTMVLHKYGERLYTGLKEVVTQHLENKVREDVLNSLHNNFLQTLNQAWNDHQTSMVMIRDILMYMDRVYVQQNNVDNVYNLGLIIFRDQVVRYGCVRDHLRETLLDMVARERRGEVVDRIAIKNACQMLMLLGINNRLVYEEDFERPFLQQSIDFYRMESQKFLAENSASVYIKKVEARISEESDRAKHYLDESTEPRIVEVVEEELIKIHMKTIVEMENSGVVHMLQNQKTEDLNCMYKLFSRVTDGLRTVCDCVSQFLRERGRTLVQEDQESTTNAVSFVQNLLTLKDRFEHFLHYSFNNDKLFKHMIAADFEHFLNLNPKSPEYLSLFIDDKLKKGVKGMTEQEIEGILDKSMVLFRFLQEKDVFERYYKQHLAKRLLLNKSVSDDSEKNMISKLKTECGCQFTSKLEGMFKDITLSNTIMDEFKEHVNSAGTNLHGVDLSVRVLTTGFWPTQSATPKCSIPQAPRDAFDAFRRFYLNKHSGRQLTLQPQLGSADLNATFYGQRREETSGPSGVDAPISSSSVSTNGNSSSNTSANVLSQTKSSGSAGVRKHIIQVSTYQMCVLMLFNNRERLTYEEIQSETDIPERDLIRALQSLAMGKATQRVLLKNPRTKEIEPTHQFVVNDSFTSKLHRVKIQTVAAKGECEPERKETRNKVDEDRKHEIEAAIVRIMKARKRMAHNILVTEVTQQLRARFLPSPVIIKKRIEGLIEREYLARTQEDRKIYTYVA
- the LOC117166854 gene encoding cullin-3 isoform X3 — encoded protein: MDEKYVENIWALLKNAIQEIQKKNNSGLSFEELYRNAYTMVLHKYGERLYTGLKEVVTQHLENKVREDVLNSLHNNFLQTLNQAWNDHQTSMVMIRDILMYMDRVYVQQNNVDNVYNLGLIIFRDQVVRYGCVRDHLRETLLDMVARERRGEVVDRIAIKNACQMLMLLGINNRLVYEEDFERPFLQQSIDFYRMESQKFLAENSASVYIKKVEARISEESDRAKHYLDESTEPRIVEVVEEELIKIHMKTIVEMENSGVVHMLQNQKTEDLNCMYKLFSRVTDGLRTVCDCVSQFLRERGRTLVQEDQESTTNAVSFVQNLLTLKDRFEHFLHYSFNNDKLFKHMIAADFEHFLNLNPKSPEYLSLFIDDKLKKGVKGMTEQEIEGILDKSMVLFRFLQEKDVFERYYKQHLAKRLLLNKSVSDDSEKNMISKLKTECGCQFTSKLEGMFKDITLSNTIMDEFKEHVNSAGTNLHGVDLSVRVLTTGFWPTQSATPKCSIPQAPRDAFDAFRRFYLNKHSGRQLTLQPQLGSADLNATFYGQRREETSGPSGVDAPISSSSVSTNGNSSSNTSANVLSQTKSSGSAGVRKHIIQVSTYQMCVLMLFNNRERLTYEEIQSETDIPERDLIRALQSLAMGKATQRVLLKNPRTKEIEPTHQFVVNDSFTSKLHRVKIQTVAAKGECEPERKETRNKVDEDRKHEIEAAIVRIMKARKRMAHNILVTEVTQQLRARFLPSPVIIKKRIEGLIEREYLARTQEDRKIYTYVA